A portion of the Bubalus kerabau isolate K-KA32 ecotype Philippines breed swamp buffalo chromosome 1, PCC_UOA_SB_1v2, whole genome shotgun sequence genome contains these proteins:
- the SNCB gene encoding beta-synuclein yields the protein MDVFMKGLSMAKEGVVAAAEKTKQGVTEAAEKTKEGVLYVGSKTREGVVQGVASVAEKTKEQASHLGGAVFSGAGNIAAATGLVKKEEFPTDLKPEEVAQEAAEEPLIEPLMEPEGESYEEQPQEEYQEYEPEA from the exons ATGGACGTGTTCATGAAGGGCCTGTCCATGGCCAAGGAGGGCGTCGTGGCCGCCGCGGAGAAAACCAAGCAGGGGGTCACCGAGGCCGCGGAGAAGACCAAGGAGGGTGTCCTCTACGTCG GAAGCAAAACCCGAGAAGGGGTGGTGCAAGGAGTGGCCTCAG TGGCTGAGAAaaccaaggagcaggcatcacaCCTGGGAGGAGCCGTGTTCTCTGGGGCTGGGAACATTGCAGCAGCCACAGGTCTGGTGAAGAAGGAGGAGTTCCCCACTGATCTGAAG cCAGAGGAAGTGGCCCAGGAAGCTGCCGAGGAGCCGCTGATCGAACCCCTGATGGAGCCTGAAGGAGAGAGTTATGAAGAACAGCCCCAG GAGGAGTATCAGGAGTATGAGCCAGAGGCGTAA